Proteins encoded in a region of the Phacochoerus africanus isolate WHEZ1 chromosome 8, ROS_Pafr_v1, whole genome shotgun sequence genome:
- the ZNF235 gene encoding zinc finger protein 235 isoform X4 yields the protein MEILPEMAVGCLSLGELSCCQIKTHVVSESTKSPKDSGINVPGTRSHLPKPPHCPAGVPRQACTEASCPLALREQRSSFPENRASPAGRAPGPWRKLCLNGAQNYPRGGAQTPSRCTCCAFAPCAHELRGLPQRLEEEPAPPRETAHGGRGPGGEAAWAPRLAQRSLMAVGPNPYPCDEHQRGFGDHPGLAAPPQAPRGAPAPPRRAQERALPIAQGVLPGKKRYWCHECGKGFSQSSNLQTHQRVHTGEKPYSCHECGKSFNQTSHLYAHLPIHTGEKPYRCQSCGKGFSRSTDLNIHCRVHTGEKPYKCEACGKGFTQRSHLQAHERIHTGEKPYTCADCGKRFSCSSNLHTHQRVHTEEKPYKCEQCGKCFSLSFNLHSHRRVHTGEKPYKCEECGKGFSSASSFQSHQRVHTGEKPFRCSVCGKGFSQSSYFQAHQRVHTGEKPYKCEVCGKRFNWSLNLHNHQRVHTGEKPYKCEECGKGFSQASNLQAHQSVHTGEKPFKCDSCQKRFSQASHLQAHQRVHTGEKPYTCETCGKAFSQRSNLQVHQIIHTGEKPFKCEACGKEFSWSAGLSAHQRVHTGEKPYMCQQCGKGFSQASHFHTHQRVHTGERPYICNICCKGFSQRSHLVYHQRVHAGGNL from the coding sequence ATGGAGATACTTCCTGAGATGGCAGTAGGGTGCCTTTCGCTGGGAGAGCTTTCCTGCTGCCAAATCAAGACACATGTTGTGAGCGAATCAACCAAAAGTCCAAAAGACTCGGGGATAAATGTTCCAGGAACGAGGTCTCACTTGCCCAAACCACCTCATTGCCCGGCAGGCGTCCCCCGTCAGGCTTGCACGGAGGCCAGCTGTCCTCTGGCTCTCAGGGAGCAGCGGTCCAGCTTTCCTGAAAACCGAGCATCTCCCGCCGGACGAGCGCCCGGCCCCTGGCGGAAACTCTGCCTGAACGGGGCCCAGAATTACCCGAGAGGCGGCGCGCAGACTCCGAGCCGGTGCACATGCTGCGCGTTTGCCCCGTGTGCCCACGAGCTCCGAGGCCTCCCGCAGCGCCTCGAGGAGGAGCCGGCGCCCCCGAGAGAGACAGCGCACGGCGGCCGAGGGCCTGGCGGGGAGGCGGCCTGGGCGCCCCGCCTCGCGCAGCGCAGCCTGATGGCCGTGGGGCCGAACCCCTACCCATGCGACGAGCACCAGAGAGGCTTCGGCGACCACCCAGGCCTGGCAGCGCCTCCGCAGGCACCCCGGGGCGCGCCGGCCCCTCCGCGGCGGGCGCAGGAACGGGCCCTGCCCATCGCGCAGGGCGTCCTCCCGGGCAAGAAGCGCTACTGGTGTCACGAGTGCGGGAAGGGCTTCAGCCAGAGCTCCAACCTGCAGACCCACCAGCGCGTGCATACGGGGGAGAAGCCCTATTCGTGCCACGAGTGCGGCAAGAGCTTCAACCAGACCTCGCACCTCTACGCCCACCTGCCCATCCACACAGGGGAGAAGCCCTACCGCTGCCAGAGCTGCGGGAAGGGCTTCAGCCGCAGCACGGACCTCAACATCCACTGCCGGGTGCACACGGGCGAGAAGCCGTACAAGTGCGAGGCGTGTGGCAAGGGCTTCACGCAGCGCTCCCACCTGCAGGCCCACGAGCGGAtccacacgggcgagaagccctacACGTGCGCCGACTGCGGGAAgcgcttcagctgcagctccaacctcCACACCCACCAGCGGGTCCACACGGAGGAGAAGCCCTACAAGTGTGAGCAGTGCGGCAAGTGCTTCAGCCTGAGCTTCAACCTCCACAGCCACCGGCGCGTCCACACCGGCGAGAAGCCCTACAAGTGCGAGGAGTGTGGCAAGGGCTTCAGCTCCGCCTCGAGCTTCCAGAGCCACCAGAGGgtccacactggggagaagccctTTCGGTGCAGCGTGTGCGGGAAGGGCTTCAGCCAGAGCTCGTATTTCCAGGCCCATCAGAGGgtccacactggggagaagccctACAAGTGCGAGGTGTGTGGGAAGCGCTTCAACTGGAGCTTGAATCTTCACAACCACCAGAGGGTCCACACGGGGGAGAAGCCCTACAAATGCGAGGAGTGTGGGAAGGGCTTCAGTCAGGCCTCGAACCTTCAGGCGCATCAGAGCGTCCACACCGGAGAGAAGCCTTTCAAATGTGACTCGTGTCAGAAGCGCTTCAGCCAGGCCTCCCATCTCCAGGCCCATCAGAGAGTCCACACCGGAGAGAAACCCTACACGTGTGAGAcgtgtgggaaggccttcagccAGAGGTCCAATCTGCAGGTCCATCAGATCATTCACACGGGAGAAAAGCCCTTCAAATGCGAGGCCTGCGGCAAGGAGTTCAGCTGGAGCGCGGGGCTCAGCGCCCACCAGCGAGTgcacacgggcgagaagccctacATGTGTCAGCAGTGCGGGAAGGGCTTCAGCCAGGCCTCGCATTTTCACACGCATCAGAGGGTCCACACCGGAGAGAGACCTTACATCTGCAACATCTGCTGCAAGGGCTTCAGCCAGAGGTCCCACCTCGTTTACCACCAGAGGGTCCATGCCGGAGGGAATCTGTAG
- the ZNF235 gene encoding zinc finger protein 235 isoform X3: MLENFQNLLSVGHQSSKPDVIAQLEREERLWGTELQTQRGRHAGGRNQNEMEILPEMAVGCLSLGELSCCQIKTHVVSESTKSPKDSGINVPGTRSHLPKPPHCPAGVPRQACTEASCPLALREQRSSFPENRASPAGRAPGPWRKLCLNGAQNYPRGGAQTPSRCTCCAFAPCAHELRGLPQRLEEEPAPPRETAHGGRGPGGEAAWAPRLAQRSLMAVGPNPYPCDEHQRGFGDHPGLAAPPQAPRGAPAPPRRAQERALPIAQGVLPGKKRYWCHECGKGFSQSSNLQTHQRVHTGEKPYSCHECGKSFNQTSHLYAHLPIHTGEKPYRCQSCGKGFSRSTDLNIHCRVHTGEKPYKCEACGKGFTQRSHLQAHERIHTGEKPYTCADCGKRFSCSSNLHTHQRVHTEEKPYKCEQCGKCFSLSFNLHSHRRVHTGEKPYKCEECGKGFSSASSFQSHQRVHTGEKPFRCSVCGKGFSQSSYFQAHQRVHTGEKPYKCEVCGKRFNWSLNLHNHQRVHTGEKPYKCEECGKGFSQASNLQAHQSVHTGEKPFKCDSCQKRFSQASHLQAHQRVHTGEKPYTCETCGKAFSQRSNLQVHQIIHTGEKPFKCEACGKEFSWSAGLSAHQRVHTGEKPYMCQQCGKGFSQASHFHTHQRVHTGERPYICNICCKGFSQRSHLVYHQRVHAGGNL, translated from the coding sequence GAGGCAGGAATCAGAATGAGATGGAGATACTTCCTGAGATGGCAGTAGGGTGCCTTTCGCTGGGAGAGCTTTCCTGCTGCCAAATCAAGACACATGTTGTGAGCGAATCAACCAAAAGTCCAAAAGACTCGGGGATAAATGTTCCAGGAACGAGGTCTCACTTGCCCAAACCACCTCATTGCCCGGCAGGCGTCCCCCGTCAGGCTTGCACGGAGGCCAGCTGTCCTCTGGCTCTCAGGGAGCAGCGGTCCAGCTTTCCTGAAAACCGAGCATCTCCCGCCGGACGAGCGCCCGGCCCCTGGCGGAAACTCTGCCTGAACGGGGCCCAGAATTACCCGAGAGGCGGCGCGCAGACTCCGAGCCGGTGCACATGCTGCGCGTTTGCCCCGTGTGCCCACGAGCTCCGAGGCCTCCCGCAGCGCCTCGAGGAGGAGCCGGCGCCCCCGAGAGAGACAGCGCACGGCGGCCGAGGGCCTGGCGGGGAGGCGGCCTGGGCGCCCCGCCTCGCGCAGCGCAGCCTGATGGCCGTGGGGCCGAACCCCTACCCATGCGACGAGCACCAGAGAGGCTTCGGCGACCACCCAGGCCTGGCAGCGCCTCCGCAGGCACCCCGGGGCGCGCCGGCCCCTCCGCGGCGGGCGCAGGAACGGGCCCTGCCCATCGCGCAGGGCGTCCTCCCGGGCAAGAAGCGCTACTGGTGTCACGAGTGCGGGAAGGGCTTCAGCCAGAGCTCCAACCTGCAGACCCACCAGCGCGTGCATACGGGGGAGAAGCCCTATTCGTGCCACGAGTGCGGCAAGAGCTTCAACCAGACCTCGCACCTCTACGCCCACCTGCCCATCCACACAGGGGAGAAGCCCTACCGCTGCCAGAGCTGCGGGAAGGGCTTCAGCCGCAGCACGGACCTCAACATCCACTGCCGGGTGCACACGGGCGAGAAGCCGTACAAGTGCGAGGCGTGTGGCAAGGGCTTCACGCAGCGCTCCCACCTGCAGGCCCACGAGCGGAtccacacgggcgagaagccctacACGTGCGCCGACTGCGGGAAgcgcttcagctgcagctccaacctcCACACCCACCAGCGGGTCCACACGGAGGAGAAGCCCTACAAGTGTGAGCAGTGCGGCAAGTGCTTCAGCCTGAGCTTCAACCTCCACAGCCACCGGCGCGTCCACACCGGCGAGAAGCCCTACAAGTGCGAGGAGTGTGGCAAGGGCTTCAGCTCCGCCTCGAGCTTCCAGAGCCACCAGAGGgtccacactggggagaagccctTTCGGTGCAGCGTGTGCGGGAAGGGCTTCAGCCAGAGCTCGTATTTCCAGGCCCATCAGAGGgtccacactggggagaagccctACAAGTGCGAGGTGTGTGGGAAGCGCTTCAACTGGAGCTTGAATCTTCACAACCACCAGAGGGTCCACACGGGGGAGAAGCCCTACAAATGCGAGGAGTGTGGGAAGGGCTTCAGTCAGGCCTCGAACCTTCAGGCGCATCAGAGCGTCCACACCGGAGAGAAGCCTTTCAAATGTGACTCGTGTCAGAAGCGCTTCAGCCAGGCCTCCCATCTCCAGGCCCATCAGAGAGTCCACACCGGAGAGAAACCCTACACGTGTGAGAcgtgtgggaaggccttcagccAGAGGTCCAATCTGCAGGTCCATCAGATCATTCACACGGGAGAAAAGCCCTTCAAATGCGAGGCCTGCGGCAAGGAGTTCAGCTGGAGCGCGGGGCTCAGCGCCCACCAGCGAGTgcacacgggcgagaagccctacATGTGTCAGCAGTGCGGGAAGGGCTTCAGCCAGGCCTCGCATTTTCACACGCATCAGAGGGTCCACACCGGAGAGAGACCTTACATCTGCAACATCTGCTGCAAGGGCTTCAGCCAGAGGTCCCACCTCGTTTACCACCAGAGGGTCCATGCCGGAGGGAATCTGTAG